The nucleotide sequence TCTTTACATGCGCTTCTCCCTTATTATAAAGTTTTTAGAAATGCTCGAATCCGCTTCATCGCTTCATCCAGCTGTTTTAATGAAGTGGCATAAGAACAACGAATATACCCTTCCCCGCTTCTGCCAAAAACATTTCCTGGAACGACGGCAACCTTTTGTTGTTGCAACAGTTCCTCTGCAAATTCTTCCGAGGTTAGTCCTGTCTTTTGAATGGATGGAAATACATAAAAGGCTCCACCCGGTAAGTAACAATCCAGCCCCATCTCTCTCAGTTCTTTCACAACAAAATTACGGCGCTGCCGATAGCTTTTCTTCATTTCTTGCACACTAGATTCTGAGTGGTCCAAAGCTTCAATTGCTGCATGTTGAGCCATCGTTGGTGCAGACATGATCGTATATTGATGGATCTTTGTCATAGCTTTTATGATTTCTTTCGGACCTGTCGCATAACCTAGACGCCAACCCGTCATCGCAAATGCTTTGGAAAAACCAGATAACAGAATCGTTCGCTCTTGCATCCCTGGAATCTCACTAAAACTCGTATGAGAATCGTCATAAGTTAATTCTCCATAAATCTCATCTGAAAGAACCAACAAATCATGTTTTTCGACAACTGCTGCTAGGGCTGTTAATTCTTCCTTCGATAAAACCGTACCGGTCGGGTTATTTGGACTACAGAGGATTATTGCTTTTGTTCTTTCTGTTATCGCCTGTTCTAATTGATAAGGTTCAAGCTTAAAGTCCTGCGCTGGGTCTGTGTCTACCTTAACTGGAATACCTCCAGCTAAAGAAACTGCTGGGGCGTAAGAAACGAAGCTTGGTTCCACAACGATAACTTCATCACCAGGATCTATCAGCGCCCTTAAAGCTAAATCTATGGCCTGACTTGCTCCGACTGTGACAATAATTTGATCTTCTGGATCATATTCCACTTGGTACTTTCTCTTTAGATAGGCACTGATTCTCATGCGTAGTTCAATCATTCCAGCATTCGCTGTATAAGCGGTATAGCCTTGTTCTAGAGAGTGAAAGCTTGCCTCAATCACATTCCACGGTGTAACAAAATCTGGCTCACCTACTCCAAGGGAAATAACGTTTTCCATTTTGGAAGCTAAATCAAAGAAACGACGGATTCCGGACGGTTGAAGCTGTTCTACTGTTCTAGACAAATAGGAGGTCTTGCTGGATGGACTCATGGTGTCACCATAATCCTTTTATCATCGTCATCACTTTCAAAAATGATTCCATCATGCTTATATTTTTTCAAAACAAAATGGGTCGTGGTTGAGAGTACGGACTCTATAGTAGATAGCTTATCCGAAACAAAGCGACCTATTTCAGACATCGTTTTAGCTTCAATTAATACGGATAGATCATAGGCACCAGACATTAGATATACTGCTTTTACTTCAGGAAACCGATAGATCCTTTCCGCTACCTTATCAAAACCAACCCCTCTTGTTGGGGTCACTTTTACATCTATCATCGCTGTTACCCCTTCATAATCCAATACTTTCGTCCAATCAATTAATGTAGAGTATCCAGCAATCACATGGTCTCGTTCCATTTCTGAAATGAGTTGGTTTGTTTCCTCCACTGATAAATCTGTCATCTTCGCAATCTTATCAACCTCTAGCCTACTATCTTTTTCTAAAAGCTCTAAAATCTCTATCTTCTTGTTATCCACGCTGATACACCCTTTTCTATATGTAGGATCTAGTCCCCGAAACTGATTATTTCGACAATTTATTTTATGTTACTATATTCGTTTTAAAATAGAAACACACTTTTAGTAGTTCCCGCAAATTTTGCTTGTATGACAAGTGCATCATCATTTCTTCCTTCCCATGCATACGTTAAAGCAAAAGAGGAGGAATTAGCATGACCATTATCGACACAAAACCTTGGTTATTGGACTATTTAAGCCAACGGTCCACCAAGTTAGAGGATAATATGCTTGTTCAGCATGAAACGATTTGTAAAAAACTCCTACCTTATTTTCCAAATACCGACGAGATAGATATTCATGAACACTTAATGGAGCATGGCTTTTTTATTCCAACAGAAAAAGACACCACCTCAATCTCCACATTTATCAAACAGAATTACTGGAAACAAACCAAACTCTACCTGGATGCCTTACAAAAAAAGTGGAAAGGACCAGATGTACATGTGTTCGTTCTTCCTTCCGATAGTACGAATCCGAACCTCTTGCAAGAATTCGATGGTGTCTCAGGTGTAAGCCATGCAGACAAACTGTTTCTATTTTTACCACCTGAACTCAAAACGAAGAAATTACAGGCCGTACTCACTCATGAATACAATCACATTTGCCGTCTGCAGCAGCTAGGTAAACCCGAAGAGTCCTTTACCTTATTAGATACGATCGTTTTAGAGGGGATAGCTGAATATGCTGTGGAGGAGGAATTAGGCAGCGACTTCCTTTCTAAATGGGCAACCCTTTACTCAGAAGAAGAGAGTCAACAGCACTGGATAAAGTTTTTATCGAAGCACAAGCATATTAAAAAAGGGGACATGAAACACGATGCACTAGTTTATGGAGCTGACCTCACCCCACCATTAGCCGGCTATCATTGCGGGTACAGAATCGTAAAGTCCTTTGTTAAGACAGAACACCTCTCTGTCTCAGAGCTTCTTGCGCTTCCTTCTTCCACATTGTTAGAGCAGTCTACTTTTGATTAATAGGTAGATGTGTATTTTCTATAATTCTGTTATACAATCCCACGCCATTCTAGTCACCTTTCATAGACTACAAGGAAACCCTATGAAAGGAGTTTATGTATGTCTAGATATTACGGTATTTGCAGGAAATCTATTGGTCGGAGAGTTTTAATTAAAACACATTGCGGCCGAACCATGAGAGGTATTATTCACCGAGTAGATGATAGAAACGTCTATTTGCGCCCTATTGGCCCTAGCCGCATTGGTGGTTTCGGATATGGTTATCGACCTTATGGATACGGTTATGGCTACCGCCCATACGGATGGGGTTGGGGCTTAGGCTGGGGCATTGCCCTAAGCGCTATAGCCAGCCTATTTTTCATCTAGTCCTTTACCTTCAGACATGATCATAGAGCCCCTACACAAGGGCTCTATTTCTATTTTCCCTAAAAGTTATTTTCCATACTATCATGTTAGCAATGAGTAGGATTACGCAAAATATAAGCACACCATAAGGTAGTAGAGTTGCCGCATAATGAAGCCCCCCAAATAAGGCAACGAAGATTAACAGTAGAATATTTTTTAGTGCGCTATCCTTTTGACCTATTCCAAATGGTTGCGTAAATGGAAGCTGCTCCCCATTTAATACTCGATACGAAATCACTACGTAAAGAAAGGCGGTTAACCCTAAAGGAATAAAGTGATACAAAATACCCATCGAGAAGATAAACGGGTAAATCATTCCTACAATGATGTAAACCGGAATGTATAAATGAACAAACAGCGCTTTTAACGCACCCTTTGTTATTATATTTGGATCAGATATAGGCATAGCCCCATAAATCCACGCCCCTTTATACTTTTCCGAATATAGGAGCATCTGGGCTGCTGTTGATAGAAATATCAAAGTTCCATAAAAGGTCAGGTAGTAATAACTGTCACTAACTTCTTGCAGGTTTCGAAAGCGAATTTCGTTTAAAATAAACAAAAAAGGAATGACAATGGCAAAAATGAAAGCCGGATAGACCTTAAGCTTAAATTCTCGTTCGTTTTTCATCATGTTTAGTGCAAAGTGAAATAGATGATTAGATTCTTTTCCTCTACTCCATATCTTGCCCATCCAAACATACCAAGGATTTCTTTTCTTTTGCCGCGATTGACTGGAGTTAAGCAATTTCTCTAAGTTACGTTCAAAGGATGGAATGAAATAAATATATAGCATTATGGAAAGAATCGGGATAACAATCCCCAATCCAGATAGAATCAAATAGAATCGATTACCTCCATCGTGTAAGAGAACCTCAAACAAAGCACTATACCAAAACGGTGGGAGTAAGAATTGCCACCACTGCGGCTGCATGACGATATCAAGATTAACGAATTCAAATGATCTAGCAACGAGTTGTGTACCGACTATCATCCCGATTGAGAGTAGGATCTGTACATAGTTAATGACATCCTTCAGTTTTTCCCCATCTAAAAATTGTAAAACTAACATATAAACCAGTGCCGTAGCCATGATCGTCCATAGAGCAATAAGAATCATTTGAAAAGCAAATAACAAAAAGAAGACAAACCCTCGAGTCATCAACCCAACGACCAAAGGAACTGCTGTTAATGCCCCTACGATAAAGAACATATATATGCTAATATGAATAACCTTAGCTGCATTAATCGTCCGCTTATGGATTGGCTTCGTATCCAGGGTTACCTTATCTCGAACATCTAACAGAACGGTAGAAAAGTCCGAAATCATGGCTGTTAATAAAAAGAACATAATGATACTAAATACAAACGTCATTTGATAGATGTATTGATCTCCTATTAACAGGAAGGGAAGAAGGATAAGAGAGAATAAAACATAAATCCACAGAGATCGAATAAATTGATTCCCTTCTCTTTTCTTGCCATCGTTTAGAATCGTCGGAACCCTTCTTTGATCAAGCGTGAGCTTTGTTTCTAGGATTTTTCTTAGGATGGGGTACTCAATATTTAAAGTCCGGAATAAACCTTGGAATCTATCGAGAAATTTTAACGTTTTGAAATCACTCATAGAGACCTCTCCCGCTCATAACGTTCACGATATTCTGCGAAATTTCTTTATGCTCATCAAATCCAGTTAGCTCGTTAAATATCTCTTCTAAGGTACCGTCTTTATTCTTTTGTTTCAACTCTTCAAAGGTACCGTCCGCTACAATTCGACCTTCTGATATAAGAATAATTCGATTACTGATTTTCTCGACCACATCCATGATGTGAGAGGAGTAAAAAATTGTTTTTCCCTCTGATGCCAGCTGGGAAAGAAGCTCTTTGATGATCATGACACTATTGGCATCCAACCCACTTAATGGTTCGTCTAAAAACAATATGTCTGGATTGTGTAAAAGACTGGATATGAGTAGTACTTTTTGCTTCATCCCTTTTGAAAAGGAGGACAATCGAGAATGGAGGCTATCTTGAATGTCTAGTAGTTTACTAAACTGTATGACTTTTTCTACGACATCCCCTTTGTCTAACCCGTAAAGTCCACCGACAAACGTCATATATTCGAAGGCTGTTAGGTTATCATACACTTCCGCATTCTCCGGTACGTAGCCAATTCTTTTTTTATATACCATGGAATTCTCATTAATATCCTGTCCGAAAATCTTAACTTGACCAGAAAATTGATCAATAAGTCCAAGCAGAATCTTCACCGTTGTACTTTTCCCCGCCCCGTTCGGACCAATATATCCAATAATCTGTCCTTTATAGACATCTAGATTAATAGAGTCAATCACTCTCTTGGAGCCATAGCTCTTCGACAAGTCTGTTATCGATAACACTTTTTCCAAATCTTCCACCACCTCACCCAATTATTTCCTTTATACTAACATATTTTGATCCCTTTCTTATATGCCTTCCTCCTTAATTAATGATGGAGACCCTGTTAAAAAAGCAATCGTATGTGTATGCTAAAATAAAAATTATCTAACTTTAATTCTTTCTTAAAAGCAAGTAATGCAATGAATAAGGAGAGGAAAAACGAATGATCCAAGCCCTAATTTTTGATATGGATGGAACCCTTTTTCAAACGGATAAAATTTTGGAATTATCACTTGATGATACTTTTGAACATTTACGGTCCTTACATCAATGGGATACAGTAACGCCTATTGATACATACCGTAAAATTATGGGTGTGCCTTTACCACAAGTTTGGGAAACTCTGTTACCTAACCATTCCAATGAGGTAAGAGAACAAACGAATGCTTATTTTCTGGAACGACTAATCGGAAATATAAAGAGTGGGAAAGGTGCTTTATATCCTAATGTCAAGGAAGTTCTCCGTCATTTGAAAGAGAATCATTGTTCTATCTACATAGCAAGTAATGGCTTAACCGAATACTTAAAAGCAATAGTGAGTTATTATAATCTGGATAAATGGGTAACGGAAACATTTAGTATTCAACAAATTGAGTCGTTGAATAAATCAGACCTAGTTAAGAGCATTATAAAAAAATATAACATCACCAAAGCAGCGGTGGTGGGAGATCGGCTATCAGATATTAAGGCAGCTAAAGATAATGGTTTCGTTTCCATAGGATGTAATTTTGATTTCGCAAGGGAGGATGAGCTTGCTCAGGCTGATATGGTGATTGATGACTTAATGGAGTTGAAGGAGATATTACCTAAATTACGCTAATGACCACATTAGTCAATATTAGAGAAAACTGGTGATTCTATGAATATTAGAGAAACAGATACAACTGTAATCATAAATGGGATGGAAATTGAAGGATTTATTGACAAAGGAAACCCTTGTCCAATCTGCAGTACAAACAAAATATACTACGAGGATTTTGATAGCTATTTTTGTGCGATATGTAATGACTGGATGGAAGAGAAGTGTGAGGACCCCGATTGCGAGTATTGCTTAAAGAGGCCGGAGAAACCATTATCACCTTAATCATTCAAAACTTTAAGGGGATGGAATCGTTTAATTTGCTTTGTAAAAGTTTTAGAAACAAACAAAGAAATCATACGTTTTACGAAATGATTTCTTTGATTCCCAATATTAGTTGCCCCATTTCAAATACATAGTCAAAGTACAACACTGTGTTCCTTGAGCGTCAGCATGAATAGTCAATAAAATTCCAGAAGGGGTGTACTGAGTAGTGATGGGAGTAGATGTTCCTATTGATTTCATTAAACGATCAACTTCCCTTTGGTTACCTGCCTGAGCTGCTGTCATCAACTTATGAGTAAATTCCCGATCCGTAAACTTTTCAAGGATAGTAATGGATTCATCCGCAATTTTTTGAAAAGCAGTTACCGAGCCTTCAAAAATACTAACATCAACTTCTGGGTATGGCCTCTGCTGATAATAACCATGATGTTGCGGATAATGATACCCTTGATATGGTGAATAAGCATAATGATTTGGGACGTTATACATAAAGCACCTCCTATTTTACAAGTATTTTATGCTGCTACCTAATAATGGTGATTCGAGTTATTAAAAAGTTAAACCTTATCTTTTCCAGGACTCCTATGTCAGTCAGATAAGGCGTGGACACGAATTGTTTGAAATTTTCATAATTAATACTTAAAAATGAGGGATTGTTTTGGTAGAAGTAACTATCGCATTTAATAGAGAAGCCGACATAGAGTTAGCTCATCACATTATGATAGAGGCCTTTAAGGAATATCAAAACTTACCTGTTCCTTCGAGCGCTATCTATGAATCTCTTGATAGTTGGAAAGATTCTTTTAACGTCGAGATTGAAAAGTATATCGTTTGTTTTTCTGAAGGTAAGGCTGTTGGGTCTGCACGCTTCGTCTTAAAAAAGAATCAATTATACTTTTTTCGTGTTTCTGTCCTGCCGGAAGCACGTGGAAAGGGTATTGCAAAAGCCATGCTTAACTGGCTAGAAACATTTGCTCTGGATCAGGGGTTAAAAATCCTGCAATGTAGAGTTAGAAGTGGATTATCCAAAAACGTTCAGCTCTATACATCTCTGGGTTATAGAATAGAATCCGAGGAAACCGTTAAAAATCCAAATGGACATTTAGTTGAGACTGTCGTTATGGAAAAACA is from Radiobacillus kanasensis and encodes:
- a CDS encoding GNAT family N-acetyltransferase, which translates into the protein MVEVTIAFNREADIELAHHIMIEAFKEYQNLPVPSSAIYESLDSWKDSFNVEIEKYIVCFSEGKAVGSARFVLKKNQLYFFRVSVLPEARGKGIAKAMLNWLETFALDQGLKILQCRVRSGLSKNVQLYTSLGYRIESEETVKNPNGHLVETVVMEKHLK
- a CDS encoding aminotransferase, whose translation is MSPSSKTSYLSRTVEQLQPSGIRRFFDLASKMENVISLGVGEPDFVTPWNVIEASFHSLEQGYTAYTANAGMIELRMRISAYLKRKYQVEYDPEDQIIVTVGASQAIDLALRALIDPGDEVIVVEPSFVSYAPAVSLAGGIPVKVDTDPAQDFKLEPYQLEQAITERTKAIILCSPNNPTGTVLSKEELTALAAVVEKHDLLVLSDEIYGELTYDDSHTSFSEIPGMQERTILLSGFSKAFAMTGWRLGYATGPKEIIKAMTKIHQYTIMSAPTMAQHAAIEALDHSESSVQEMKKSYRQRRNFVVKELREMGLDCYLPGGAFYVFPSIQKTGLTSEEFAEELLQQQKVAVVPGNVFGRSGEGYIRCSYATSLKQLDEAMKRIRAFLKTL
- a CDS encoding DUF2268 domain-containing protein, with the protein product MTIIDTKPWLLDYLSQRSTKLEDNMLVQHETICKKLLPYFPNTDEIDIHEHLMEHGFFIPTEKDTTSISTFIKQNYWKQTKLYLDALQKKWKGPDVHVFVLPSDSTNPNLLQEFDGVSGVSHADKLFLFLPPELKTKKLQAVLTHEYNHICRLQQLGKPEESFTLLDTIVLEGIAEYAVEEELGSDFLSKWATLYSEEESQQHWIKFLSKHKHIKKGDMKHDALVYGADLTPPLAGYHCGYRIVKSFVKTEHLSVSELLALPSSTLLEQSTFD
- a CDS encoding Lrp/AsnC family transcriptional regulator — encoded protein: MSVDNKKIEILELLEKDSRLEVDKIAKMTDLSVEETNQLISEMERDHVIAGYSTLIDWTKVLDYEGVTAMIDVKVTPTRGVGFDKVAERIYRFPEVKAVYLMSGAYDLSVLIEAKTMSEIGRFVSDKLSTIESVLSTTTHFVLKKYKHDGIIFESDDDDKRIMVTP
- a CDS encoding ABC transporter ATP-binding protein; amino-acid sequence: MEKVLSITDLSKSYGSKRVIDSINLDVYKGQIIGYIGPNGAGKSTTVKILLGLIDQFSGQVKIFGQDINENSMVYKKRIGYVPENAEVYDNLTAFEYMTFVGGLYGLDKGDVVEKVIQFSKLLDIQDSLHSRLSSFSKGMKQKVLLISSLLHNPDILFLDEPLSGLDANSVMIIKELLSQLASEGKTIFYSSHIMDVVEKISNRIILISEGRIVADGTFEELKQKNKDGTLEEIFNELTGFDEHKEISQNIVNVMSGRGLYE
- a CDS encoding HAD family hydrolase; the protein is MIQALIFDMDGTLFQTDKILELSLDDTFEHLRSLHQWDTVTPIDTYRKIMGVPLPQVWETLLPNHSNEVREQTNAYFLERLIGNIKSGKGALYPNVKEVLRHLKENHCSIYIASNGLTEYLKAIVSYYNLDKWVTETFSIQQIESLNKSDLVKSIIKKYNITKAAVVGDRLSDIKAAKDNGFVSIGCNFDFAREDELAQADMVIDDLMELKEILPKLR